The following coding sequences are from one Heptranchias perlo isolate sHepPer1 chromosome 13, sHepPer1.hap1, whole genome shotgun sequence window:
- the LOC137331005 gene encoding succinate receptor 1-like: MFGNLTDSPRATNFRARVMEMNETCTNINANVERYYLATMYIIEFIIGLIGNVTVISGYVFCLKSWKCSNIYLFFLSVTDLLFICTLPMFAIQYANDSEWFYSDLCCKFNRYFLNSNLYLSVLYLTCISIDRYLLVRNPTRLHWFQRKQTAVAICFLLWIFVTVELIPMFTFIGPKNVTDNDEHIVVCVDYASSGNAWHSLIYSMFLTIVDFILPLCVMGFCSIQTANSIRKISSQRRRNINLEKPHRLVISALVIFSVLFTPYHIMRNARIASRIGNRRRSLCTHWGIKAGYAITRPIAYLSSAINPIFYFLLGDRFRETLLSKLPFSIPRLLSHPSSRGQS, translated from the exons ATGTTTGGTAATCTTACGGATAGTCCCAGAGCCACAAACTTTCGAGCCAGAGTTATG GAGATGAACGAGACTTGCACAAATATCAATGCAAACGTGGAAAGATACTACCTCGCGACAATGTACATCATTGAGTTCATCATAGGACTGATAGGGAACGTCACCGTGATAAGCGGCTATGTCTTCTGCCTGAAGAGCTGGAAGTGCAGCAACATCTACCTCTTCTTCCTCTCTGTCACGGATCTCCTTTTTATTTGTACACTCCCAATGTTTGCGATCCAGTACGCAAACGACAGCGAATGGTTCTACAGCGACCTGTGCTGTAAGTTTAATCGGTATTTCCTCAACTCCAACCTCTACTTGAGTGTCCTCTATCTGACCTGTATCAGTATCGATCGATATTTGCTCGTGAGAAACCCAACAAGGCTCCATTGGTTCCAGAGAAAGCAGACAGCTGTCGCCATCTGTTTCCTCTTGTGGATCTTCGTCACAGTGGAGCTGATACCCATGTTCACTTTCATCGGCCCCAAAAACGTCACAGATAACGACGAGCATATTGTGGTGTGTGTCGATTATGCGAGCTCTGGGAATGCCTGGCACAGCTTGATTTACAGCATGTTCCTCACCATCGTTGACTTTATCCTCCCGCTGTGTGTCATGGGGTTCTGCAGCATTCAAACAGCAAACAGCATAAGGAAAATTAGCTCCCAGCGTCGTAGGAACATAAATCTTGAAAAGCCTCATCGGCTCGTTATATCGGCGTTGGTCATTTTCTCAGTGCTCTTTACTCCTTACCACATCATGCGAAACGCCCGTATTGCCTCCAGAATTGGCAACAGGAGACGATCGCTGTGCACCCACTGGGGCATAAAGGCTGGCTACGCTATCACGAGGCCTATCGCTTACCTCAGCTCCGCCATAAACCCCATTTTCTATTTCCTGCTGGGCGACCGATTCAGAGAGACACTCCTCAGCAAGTTGCCGTTCTCCATCCCAAGACTGCTGTCACATCCTTCAAGCAGGGGGCAAAGCTGA